One genomic window of Desulfovibrio gilichinskyi includes the following:
- the chrA gene encoding chromate efflux transporter, with amino-acid sequence MKRDKPISKATFPAIFISFLRLGMTAFGGPAMIPYIRNEVVDKKKWVSEEDFSAGTALAQLVPGATAMQVTAWAGLNTRGLAGSFVAYVGFGLPAFIMICALSAVYISLGNIPAIEAMFGGLKAVVTALIAHAAINFSLRYLSRNSAKFMAFAVGCWLAFNGNPIIILVVMCALSALIFTDITGLNPKEHSQVKYGVKGPLFLIAGAILILTVLFLTGSRFFHLAFTMAKVDLFAFGGGYVSLPIMLHEVVNNYHWMTQSVFMDGIALGQITPGPVVMTSAFIGYMLDGVLGAAVATISVFAPSFIMINLVAPFYDRLRSSAILQRALYGSLISLVGLMAAMTGQFLLTVKPEPGDILILITSFILLRRGTNIVIVVPCCALLSLLFSTLF; translated from the coding sequence ATGAAACGAGATAAGCCAATTTCTAAAGCAACCTTCCCTGCAATTTTCATCAGTTTTCTAAGGCTAGGAATGACCGCATTCGGTGGTCCGGCGATGATCCCGTACATCCGCAATGAAGTTGTGGACAAAAAAAAATGGGTATCCGAAGAAGACTTCTCCGCCGGAACAGCTTTGGCACAGCTGGTACCCGGAGCAACGGCTATGCAGGTTACAGCGTGGGCCGGGCTGAACACAAGAGGTCTTGCCGGATCTTTCGTCGCATACGTAGGGTTCGGACTACCTGCTTTTATTATGATTTGCGCACTGTCAGCAGTGTACATATCTCTTGGTAATATTCCGGCTATTGAAGCAATGTTTGGCGGATTAAAAGCCGTTGTTACAGCTCTTATCGCGCACGCTGCCATCAATTTTTCACTACGCTACCTCAGCAGAAATTCAGCAAAGTTTATGGCCTTTGCGGTCGGATGCTGGCTTGCTTTCAATGGTAATCCTATTATAATTCTAGTCGTAATGTGTGCTTTATCCGCTCTTATTTTTACCGACATAACAGGGCTGAATCCAAAAGAACATTCACAAGTAAAATACGGGGTAAAAGGACCGTTATTTCTCATTGCAGGAGCCATTCTAATCCTTACAGTATTGTTCCTTACAGGAAGCAGATTTTTCCACCTAGCCTTCACCATGGCCAAGGTCGATCTTTTTGCCTTCGGAGGCGGGTATGTATCCCTTCCGATAATGCTCCACGAAGTTGTAAACAACTACCACTGGATGACACAGTCCGTATTCATGGACGGAATAGCTCTCGGACAGATTACTCCAGGCCCCGTTGTCATGACCTCCGCCTTTATCGGCTACATGCTAGATGGGGTTCTCGGAGCGGCTGTTGCCACAATTTCTGTTTTTGCACCGTCATTTATTATGATCAATCTTGTCGCGCCTTTTTACGACAGACTTCGCTCCAGTGCTATCCTGCAAAGAGCTTTATACGGCAGTTTAATCTCATTAGTCGGACTAATGGCCGCCATGACAGGACAGTTTCTTCTGACCGTAAAGCCGGAACCAGGAGATATCCTTATACTCATTACGTCTTTTATATTATTAAGACGGGGAACGAACATAGTTATTGTCGTACCTTGCTGTGCCCTATTGTCACTTCTTTTCAGTACTCTTTTTTAA